The Bradysia coprophila strain Holo2 chromosome IV unlocalized genomic scaffold, BU_Bcop_v1 contig_84, whole genome shotgun sequence genome window below encodes:
- the LOC119072755 gene encoding caspase Dronc-like — protein sequence MDAYHRDIIISNIDTLIEWTDYDKLKDDCISKNILSIDTIHEIEKTSHDTKLRHDQLLRQITQVETNALNVLVEIYQSSNFWDAADFLSSFEEPKTDQIIRTFRSQCNLTEPVKRVEKDGNILGNASSRNSIEDLPLQPFSGNVNATFNVVRAERFCSSRILSYSMKSKNRGVLFLVNIINIRDKPNLHRNGAILDKDQLITLFQQFGFQIFYYEDLTLKEFRCLVEQLIVSRHLRVTDCLVFCVLSHGCFKDGHQMIQFSDGANGSIEDVIVKFSNRSCPHLRRKPKLFIFPMCRGISSKIKVKTFDTLNHNLQCDNVPAFSDMKICYGSVKGFETFRDRNVGSWYIRVFCEILASYAHCEHFDDMHKMIGQRLEHYCQSRSNGNENFVQTISSEDLGFTQHLFFNPGYFE from the exons ATGGATGCCTATCATCGCGACATTATCATTTCCAATATTGACACACTCATCGAATGGACCGATTATGACAAATTGAAGGATGATTGCATATCCAAGAACATTTTATCCATCGACACGATCCATGAAATTGAG AAAACCTCGCATGACACAAAACTTCGGCACGATCAACTCCTTCGACAGATCACACAAGTCGAAACGAACGCACTCAACGTCCTAGTGGAGATCTATCAGTCGTCAAACTTCTGGGACGCCGCCGATTTTCTATCATCGTTTGAGGAGCCTAAAACTGATCAAATAATCCGAACATTCCGATCGCAATGCAATTTGACCGAACCAGTCAAACGTGTGGAGAAGGATGGAAATATTTTGGGTAACGCATCAAGTCGAAACAGCATCGAGGACCTGCCATTGCAACCATTTTCTGGGAATGTTAATGCAACATTCAATGTGGTAAGGGCCGAGCGATTTTGTTCCAGCAGAATTCTTTCCTATTCgatgaaatcgaaaaatcgaGGTGTGCTCTTTCTGGTCAACATTATCAACATTAGGGATAAGCCGAATCTGCATCGAAATGGTGCCATATTGGATAAGGACCAGCTGATTACGCTTTTCCAGCAGTTCgggtttcaaatattttattacgaGGATCTGACACTGAAAGAGTTTCGGTGTCTCGTTGAGCAGCTGATTGTTTCGAGGCACCTAAGAGTGACTGACTGTTTAG tATTTTGTGTGCTGAGTCATGGCTGCTTTAAGGATGGTCATCAAATGATTCAGTTTAGCGATGGAGCGAATGGTTCAATTGAAGATGTGATCGTAAAATTCAGCAATAGGAGCTGTCCGCATTTAAGACGAAAGccgaaactgttcattttccCGATGTGCAG GGGAATCTCCAgcaaaataaaagtcaaaacaTTCGACACACTAAACCACAACTTGCAATGCGACAATGTGCCAGCCTTCTCCGACATGAAAATATGCTACGGGTCAGTGAAAGGATTCGAAACGTTCCGCGACCGAAACGTTGGTTCCTGGTACATTCGTGTGTTCTGCGAGATTCTGGCATCGTACGCACACTGTGAACATTTTGACGATATGCATAAAATGATCGGACAGCGATTAGAGCATTACTGCCAGTCGCGATCGAACGGCAACGAAAATTTCGTACAAACGATCAGTTCGGAAGATCTGGGATTTACGCAGCATCTCTTCTTCAATCCCGGGTATTTTGAATAG
- the LOC119072759 gene encoding alpha-tocopherol transfer protein-like isoform X2 encodes MREFTMLSNMEDLPSIQIGDDILRFELNSLSDFGRQIAQKELRESNEIKTKALEDLRELLKEEKDLLVPFDNNEWLVRFLRPCKFYPDSARDLIKRYYHFKVKHADIYNGLKPSKEANIFQSNILVVFPNRDQLGRRILVIELGKKWKHKEVSLDEVFKGCVIFLEAAMIEPETQVHGAVVVFDMDGLSLQQTWQFTPQFAKRIVDWLQDAVPLRIKAIHIVNQPKIFQVVFALFKPFLREKLRNRIYFHGTDRQSLHNYMSPKCLPANYGGTLSEPRVNGDQWYELLLKCDVEYEAINSYGYNKNGIKKK; translated from the exons ATGA GGGAATTCACAATGTTGTCCAATATGGAAGATTTGCCGTCAATTCAAATTGGCGATGATATTTTACGGTTCGAGCTGAATTCATTGTCGGATTTCGGACGACAAATTGCACAGAAAGAATTGCGCGAgtcaaatgaaatcaaaacgAAAGCTTTGGAAGATTTGAGAGAGCTGCTGAAAG AGGAAAAAGATTTATTGGTGCCATTTGACAACAACGAATGGCTGGTACGATTTCTTCGACCATGCAAATTTTATCCAGATAGTGCACGCGACTTG ATTAAACGCTACTATCACTTCAAAGTCAAACATGCTGACATCTACAATGGCCTGAAGCCATCCAAAgaagcaaacattttccaatcaaatattttagtcGTATTTCCGAACAGAGATCAATTGGGACGACGAATACTCGTCATCGAGCTAGGAA aaaaatggaAGCACAAAGAAGTCAGCCTGGATGAGGTATTCAAAGGATGTGTCATTTTCCTTGAAGCGGCCATGATCGAACCGGAAACCCAAGTGCATGGCGCTGTGGTCGTTTTCGATATGGACGGTTTATCGTTGCAACAGACATGGCAATTTACTCCACAATTTGCTAAACGGATCGTTGACTGGCTGCAAGACGCCGTTCCACTTCGCATAAAAGCTATTCATATCGTCAATCAACCGAAAATCTTTCAAGTCGTTTTTGCCCTGTTCAAACCATTTTTACGCGAGAAGCTACGCAATCGCATTTATTTCCACGGAACGGATCGGCAATCGCTACACAACTATATGTCGCCGAAATGCTTGCCGGCCAATTACGGTGGTACATTGTCGGAGCCGAGAGTGAATGGTGATCAGTGGTACGAATTATTGCTGAAATGTGATGTGGAATATGAAGCAATCAATTCGTACGGATACAATAAGAATGGGATCaagaaaaagtag
- the LOC119072759 gene encoding alpha-tocopherol transfer protein-like isoform X1, translating to MERREFTMLSNMEDLPSIQIGDDILRFELNSLSDFGRQIAQKELRESNEIKTKALEDLRELLKEEKDLLVPFDNNEWLVRFLRPCKFYPDSARDLIKRYYHFKVKHADIYNGLKPSKEANIFQSNILVVFPNRDQLGRRILVIELGKKWKHKEVSLDEVFKGCVIFLEAAMIEPETQVHGAVVVFDMDGLSLQQTWQFTPQFAKRIVDWLQDAVPLRIKAIHIVNQPKIFQVVFALFKPFLREKLRNRIYFHGTDRQSLHNYMSPKCLPANYGGTLSEPRVNGDQWYELLLKCDVEYEAINSYGYNKNGIKKK from the exons ATGGAACGAA GGGAATTCACAATGTTGTCCAATATGGAAGATTTGCCGTCAATTCAAATTGGCGATGATATTTTACGGTTCGAGCTGAATTCATTGTCGGATTTCGGACGACAAATTGCACAGAAAGAATTGCGCGAgtcaaatgaaatcaaaacgAAAGCTTTGGAAGATTTGAGAGAGCTGCTGAAAG AGGAAAAAGATTTATTGGTGCCATTTGACAACAACGAATGGCTGGTACGATTTCTTCGACCATGCAAATTTTATCCAGATAGTGCACGCGACTTG ATTAAACGCTACTATCACTTCAAAGTCAAACATGCTGACATCTACAATGGCCTGAAGCCATCCAAAgaagcaaacattttccaatcaaatattttagtcGTATTTCCGAACAGAGATCAATTGGGACGACGAATACTCGTCATCGAGCTAGGAA aaaaatggaAGCACAAAGAAGTCAGCCTGGATGAGGTATTCAAAGGATGTGTCATTTTCCTTGAAGCGGCCATGATCGAACCGGAAACCCAAGTGCATGGCGCTGTGGTCGTTTTCGATATGGACGGTTTATCGTTGCAACAGACATGGCAATTTACTCCACAATTTGCTAAACGGATCGTTGACTGGCTGCAAGACGCCGTTCCACTTCGCATAAAAGCTATTCATATCGTCAATCAACCGAAAATCTTTCAAGTCGTTTTTGCCCTGTTCAAACCATTTTTACGCGAGAAGCTACGCAATCGCATTTATTTCCACGGAACGGATCGGCAATCGCTACACAACTATATGTCGCCGAAATGCTTGCCGGCCAATTACGGTGGTACATTGTCGGAGCCGAGAGTGAATGGTGATCAGTGGTACGAATTATTGCTGAAATGTGATGTGGAATATGAAGCAATCAATTCGTACGGATACAATAAGAATGGGATCaagaaaaagtag
- the LOC119072759 gene encoding alpha-tocopherol transfer protein-like isoform X3, translating to MLSNMEDLPSIQIGDDILRFELNSLSDFGRQIAQKELRESNEIKTKALEDLRELLKEEKDLLVPFDNNEWLVRFLRPCKFYPDSARDLIKRYYHFKVKHADIYNGLKPSKEANIFQSNILVVFPNRDQLGRRILVIELGKKWKHKEVSLDEVFKGCVIFLEAAMIEPETQVHGAVVVFDMDGLSLQQTWQFTPQFAKRIVDWLQDAVPLRIKAIHIVNQPKIFQVVFALFKPFLREKLRNRIYFHGTDRQSLHNYMSPKCLPANYGGTLSEPRVNGDQWYELLLKCDVEYEAINSYGYNKNGIKKK from the exons ATGTTGTCCAATATGGAAGATTTGCCGTCAATTCAAATTGGCGATGATATTTTACGGTTCGAGCTGAATTCATTGTCGGATTTCGGACGACAAATTGCACAGAAAGAATTGCGCGAgtcaaatgaaatcaaaacgAAAGCTTTGGAAGATTTGAGAGAGCTGCTGAAAG AGGAAAAAGATTTATTGGTGCCATTTGACAACAACGAATGGCTGGTACGATTTCTTCGACCATGCAAATTTTATCCAGATAGTGCACGCGACTTG ATTAAACGCTACTATCACTTCAAAGTCAAACATGCTGACATCTACAATGGCCTGAAGCCATCCAAAgaagcaaacattttccaatcaaatattttagtcGTATTTCCGAACAGAGATCAATTGGGACGACGAATACTCGTCATCGAGCTAGGAA aaaaatggaAGCACAAAGAAGTCAGCCTGGATGAGGTATTCAAAGGATGTGTCATTTTCCTTGAAGCGGCCATGATCGAACCGGAAACCCAAGTGCATGGCGCTGTGGTCGTTTTCGATATGGACGGTTTATCGTTGCAACAGACATGGCAATTTACTCCACAATTTGCTAAACGGATCGTTGACTGGCTGCAAGACGCCGTTCCACTTCGCATAAAAGCTATTCATATCGTCAATCAACCGAAAATCTTTCAAGTCGTTTTTGCCCTGTTCAAACCATTTTTACGCGAGAAGCTACGCAATCGCATTTATTTCCACGGAACGGATCGGCAATCGCTACACAACTATATGTCGCCGAAATGCTTGCCGGCCAATTACGGTGGTACATTGTCGGAGCCGAGAGTGAATGGTGATCAGTGGTACGAATTATTGCTGAAATGTGATGTGGAATATGAAGCAATCAATTCGTACGGATACAATAAGAATGGGATCaagaaaaagtag